The Cylindrospermum stagnale PCC 7417 genome segment CTAGAGGACTAGAGGAGAAAAAAATATGGTAAGCTCGATCCCAGCAATTACTGAGCCAGAGACCACAGGAAAGTATTTAGTATTGTTCCGTGAACAGGCACTCGATTCTGGAATCAGCGCTCTGCGCGACCAGACTGGAATTAAAAGTGTCGCTAGATCTACCGATTTCGAGAAAAGTAGCGTTACCGCAGAACAGTTAGCACAAACAGATCTTGTAGCGTTTGACAATCTAGGCGTTGCTGTTTGTTCTCTCGACCCAGAACAGTGGCAGTCACTCTATGCAGCGAGTGATGAAAGTAGCCCAATTGCTGTGATTGAACGGGAAAGAGTCGTCTACGCTGCACCCGTAATAGAGGTGGATACAGGGTACATTGCAGGATACCGAGATGGTGTCAATAACGCCCTAGAGAAACTTCAAGAACAAGCTAATGGTGCTCAAAAAATTCGGCCCTTACTCGGTATACAGATAAGTAACGAAGTATCTGCGACATGGGGACTGCAAGCCACAAATGTAGTGAATTCCAGATTTAGTGGACGTGGTATTAAGGTTGCGGTTCTCGATACAGGTTTAGACTTGACTCACCCTGATTTTGTAGGACGCAATATCAACACAAGATCGTTCATACCAAACGAAGAGGTGCAAGATAATCATGGACATGGAACCCACTGTATCGGTACAGCATCTGGTTCCCTCGTCCCTGCCGTCCTCCCTCGTTATGGCATTGGTTACGAAACAGAAATTTTTGCAGGCAAAGTGTTAAACAACCAGGGACGTGGGACTGATGGCGGAATTTTGGCGGGTATTAATTGGGCGATCGCCAATGGCTGCCAAATCGTCTCAATGTCCCTTGGATCGCCTGTATTACCTGGACAGCAGCCATCCGGACTGTTCGAGGTTGTGGCTGATCGTGCCCTGAGGAATGGGACGTTAATTATTGCTGCGGCTGGTAACGAAAGCGATCGTCGTTTAGGGGTAGTTCAACCAGTTGGCCACCCAGCAAACTGTCTATCAATCATGGCTGTAGGTGCCCTCGACTCTGAACTTCAGGTTGCTAGCTTTTCCAATGGCGAACTTAATCCAAATGGTGGTCAGGTCGACATTGCAGCTCCGGGGATCGATGTTTACTCAAGCTATCTGATGCCCACGAGGTACAGAAGGCTGAATGGTACGAGTATGGCTACCCCCCATGTTGCCGGTATAGCTGCTCTTTATGCCGAAGCCACAGGATCTACCGGCCGCGCTCTCTGGAGTTTGCTAACTCAGCACGCTCTCAGACTACCACTTCCGGCGGTGGATGTTGGTGCTGGCCTTGTTCAAGCACCTTAGACGGTCTGTCTGAACTTATTCTTGCCCTGAATCCTCTGCT includes the following:
- a CDS encoding S8 family peptidase, whose amino-acid sequence is MVSSIPAITEPETTGKYLVLFREQALDSGISALRDQTGIKSVARSTDFEKSSVTAEQLAQTDLVAFDNLGVAVCSLDPEQWQSLYAASDESSPIAVIERERVVYAAPVIEVDTGYIAGYRDGVNNALEKLQEQANGAQKIRPLLGIQISNEVSATWGLQATNVVNSRFSGRGIKVAVLDTGLDLTHPDFVGRNINTRSFIPNEEVQDNHGHGTHCIGTASGSLVPAVLPRYGIGYETEIFAGKVLNNQGRGTDGGILAGINWAIANGCQIVSMSLGSPVLPGQQPSGLFEVVADRALRNGTLIIAAAGNESDRRLGVVQPVGHPANCLSIMAVGALDSELQVASFSNGELNPNGGQVDIAAPGIDVYSSYLMPTRYRRLNGTSMATPHVAGIAALYAEATGSTGRALWSLLTQHALRLPLPAVDVGAGLVQAP